The following are encoded in a window of Pectinophora gossypiella chromosome 8, ilPecGoss1.1, whole genome shotgun sequence genomic DNA:
- the LOC126369266 gene encoding 15-hydroxyprostaglandin dehydrogenase [NAD(+)]-like: MDRNLKDKVVVITGGAIGIGFEIADRYLEKGAKVTVLLDINEKEGAEAVKVLTTKYGNNRAVFIKCDVTKDLEQVFTKIINTYKNVDVLVNNAGILDDTAIKKTIDLNVTAVIEWSMKFWEHMRKEKGGKGGTIVNLASIYGFRIDQFLPTYQASKFAVMGFTKSLGHKYNYDRTGVRVVAICPGFTETKLTSNPKTWKDEQLQVDLFVFLKGLLWQKVDAVGKAAVDIFEKADSGTAWLIEGAKPISQVP; the protein is encoded by the coding sequence ATGGATAGAAACCTGAAGGATAAAGTAGTGGTGATCACCGGTGGAGCTATCGGGATCGGCTTCGAAATTGCAGACAGATACCTCGAGAAAGGCGCTAAAGTCACTGTTCTTCTCGATATCAACGAAAAAGAAGGAGCTGAAGCTGTCAAAGTCCTAACTACCAAATACGGGAACAACAGGGCTGTTTttataaaatgtgacgtcacaaagGATCTTGAACAAGTTTTCACGAAAATTATAAACACATACAAAAATGTTGATGTTTTGGTGAACAACGCTGGTATACTTGATGACACAGCTATTAAAAAGACTATTGACTTAAATGTCACAGCAGTAATAGAGTGGTCAATGAAGTTCTGGGAGCACATGAGGAAAGAAAAAGGTGGTAAAGGAGGAACGATTGTGAATTTGGCTTCAATTTATGGATTCAGGATTGATCAGTTCCTTCCTACCTACCAAGCGTCGAAATTTGCGGTGATGGGATTCACGAAATCCCTTGGCCATAAGTACAACTACGATAGGACTGGTGTAAGGGTAGTGGCGATTTGTCCAGGGTTTACTGAGACGAAGTTGACGTCGAATCCGAAGACCTGGAAAGATGAGCAGCTCCAAGTGGATCTGTTTGTATTCCTGAAAGGCCTGCTTTGGCAGAAGGTGGATGCTGTTGGTAAAGCTGCCGTGGACATATTTGAGAAAGCTGATAGTGGAACTGCCTGGCTGATCGAAGGTGCGAAGCCGATTTCTCAAGTTCCTTAA